One stretch of Streptomyces sp. NBC_00443 DNA includes these proteins:
- a CDS encoding ABC transporter ATP-binding protein, whose protein sequence is MTTPDTQRPRAGSDILRTALRRNLGAMVWGTVLMGLYQAGETAFPIALGLIVEHTMQDRSLGSLGLSIAALAVIITTVSLSWRFGMRVLQKANTTEAHRWRVRVAACGLQPVARDVDLKSGEVLTIATEDADQTADIIEVVPLLISSLVAVVVSAVALGLADLRLGLLVIVGTVAIMSILSVLSRRIGSSTQEQQARVARAGAKVADLITGLRPLHGFGGNHAAFRSYRKVSTEAKLQAITVAKVNGAYAGTALALNAVLAAAVTLTAGWLTFDGQISIGELVMAVGLAQFIMEPLRLFSEMPKYVMIARASAERMALVLTAPPVTTPGPERPAAGGDLELDCVRYGTLRDLKFQVPAGEFVAIAAYQPRAAADLASILAVNVPPDAYEGAVRVSGQEFADLSIEAVRAHMLVNPYDGEIFAGTLRTNIDPCGTSRSVPEAVEASMLTDVVALHRDGLDYGVRDRGANLSGGQRQRLSLARALAADTDVLVLHDPTTAVDAVTEQLIARNVAKLRRGRTTVVITSSPALLDAADRVLVLDDGVITAEDTHRNLLATDADYCLAVAR, encoded by the coding sequence ATGACAACTCCTGACACACAGCGACCCCGCGCGGGGTCCGACATCCTCCGGACCGCTCTGCGCCGCAACCTCGGCGCCATGGTCTGGGGCACTGTCCTCATGGGCCTGTACCAGGCGGGCGAGACGGCTTTCCCGATCGCGCTCGGCCTGATCGTCGAGCACACGATGCAGGACCGGAGCCTCGGCTCACTGGGCCTGTCGATCGCCGCGCTGGCCGTGATCATCACGACCGTCTCGCTGTCGTGGCGGTTCGGGATGCGCGTCCTGCAGAAGGCCAACACGACCGAGGCACACCGCTGGCGGGTGAGGGTCGCGGCCTGCGGGCTCCAGCCGGTGGCCAGGGACGTCGACCTCAAGTCGGGCGAGGTACTGACCATCGCCACCGAGGACGCCGACCAGACCGCCGACATCATCGAGGTGGTGCCGCTGCTGATCAGTTCGCTGGTCGCGGTGGTCGTCTCGGCGGTCGCGCTCGGCCTGGCCGACCTCCGGCTCGGTCTGCTGGTGATCGTGGGCACCGTCGCGATCATGTCGATCCTGAGCGTGCTGTCCAGGCGGATCGGTTCCAGCACTCAGGAACAGCAGGCTCGGGTGGCGCGTGCGGGTGCCAAGGTCGCCGACCTGATCACCGGCCTGCGTCCGCTGCACGGTTTCGGCGGCAACCACGCGGCGTTCCGGTCGTACCGGAAGGTCAGCACCGAGGCGAAGCTCCAGGCGATCACCGTCGCCAAGGTGAACGGCGCGTACGCGGGCACCGCGCTGGCCCTCAACGCGGTCCTCGCCGCCGCCGTGACCCTGACGGCGGGTTGGCTGACCTTCGACGGGCAGATCAGCATCGGGGAACTCGTCATGGCGGTGGGGCTGGCACAGTTCATCATGGAGCCGCTCAGGCTCTTCTCGGAGATGCCGAAGTACGTGATGATCGCGCGTGCCTCGGCCGAGCGGATGGCGCTGGTCCTGACCGCGCCGCCGGTCACGACGCCGGGGCCAGAACGGCCGGCCGCCGGCGGGGACCTGGAGCTCGACTGTGTCCGATACGGGACATTGCGCGACCTGAAGTTCCAGGTGCCCGCCGGGGAGTTCGTCGCGATCGCCGCCTACCAGCCGCGTGCGGCGGCCGACCTCGCTTCGATCCTGGCCGTCAACGTCCCGCCGGACGCCTACGAGGGAGCGGTGCGGGTCAGCGGACAGGAGTTCGCGGACCTGTCGATCGAGGCGGTCCGCGCGCACATGCTGGTGAACCCGTACGACGGCGAGATCTTCGCGGGCACGCTCCGCACGAACATCGACCCGTGCGGCACCAGCCGGTCGGTGCCCGAAGCCGTCGAGGCATCCATGCTGACGGACGTCGTCGCACTCCACCGCGACGGCCTCGACTACGGCGTCCGCGACCGCGGCGCCAACCTCTCCGGTGGTCAGCGCCAACGGCTGTCCCTGGCCCGGGCGTTGGCCGCCGACACCGACGTGCTGGTCCTGCACGACCCGACGACCGCCGTCGACGCGGTCACCGAACAGCTCATCGCGCGCAACGTCGCGAAGCTGCGCCGGGGGCGCACCACCGTCGTGATCACCAGCAGCCCGGCACTCCTGGACGCCGCCGACCGAGTCCTCGTGCTCGATGACGGGGTCATCACGGCCGAGGACACGCATCGGAACCTGCTGGCCACCGACGCGGACTACTGCCTGGCTGTGGCTCGGTGA
- a CDS encoding alpha/beta hydrolase-fold protein, which translates to MPLVTADMENAFAEFGLPGKPGTDAFWAAAGAPPSVPADNGGWVTLFLWRGSEASIDFESWSEPVPLRRWGETDCWYAEVSMPARLRVTYQLRAGDSAYADPFNPVGAGGDRSIAATPDAADQPHWPVVGADDVLPLPRTRIRWTSERLGGRRAVRVHPAGGGGPVVLLLDGDDWLYLHPAMTAFDSAVASGEMPPVTLVFLPAKARAAEFACRPELWEAVRDELLPLVTESGVPADPDRLVVAGQSLGGLSAMYAALEFPDLVSRVACQSGSFWWTPGAMDLPDPMGGPVGGSIATRLRERPDLSGLRVAFDVGEHETRMLPHCALTESLTEQARATVRVSRSASGHDRAGWRHALLRDVAWALD; encoded by the coding sequence ATGCCTCTGGTCACGGCCGACATGGAGAACGCCTTCGCCGAGTTCGGACTGCCCGGCAAACCGGGCACCGACGCGTTCTGGGCAGCGGCGGGGGCACCCCCGTCGGTGCCTGCCGACAACGGCGGTTGGGTGACCCTGTTCCTGTGGCGCGGGTCTGAAGCGAGCATCGACTTCGAGAGCTGGTCGGAGCCGGTCCCCCTGCGCCGATGGGGCGAAACGGACTGCTGGTACGCCGAGGTGAGCATGCCCGCGCGGCTGCGGGTGACCTACCAGTTGCGCGCGGGCGACTCCGCGTACGCCGACCCGTTCAACCCGGTGGGTGCGGGCGGTGACCGGTCCATCGCTGCGACCCCGGACGCCGCCGACCAGCCGCACTGGCCCGTCGTAGGCGCCGATGACGTCCTGCCCCTCCCACGCACGCGGATCCGCTGGACCAGCGAACGGCTCGGCGGGCGGCGTGCGGTACGAGTCCATCCGGCGGGAGGTGGTGGACCGGTCGTCTTGCTGCTCGACGGGGACGACTGGCTGTATCTGCATCCGGCCATGACCGCGTTCGACTCGGCCGTCGCCAGTGGCGAGATGCCCCCGGTCACCCTGGTGTTCCTGCCGGCCAAGGCCAGGGCGGCCGAGTTCGCGTGCAGGCCCGAGCTCTGGGAGGCGGTCCGGGACGAACTGCTGCCGCTGGTGACGGAGTCCGGCGTACCCGCCGACCCGGACCGGCTGGTGGTCGCCGGGCAGAGCCTCGGCGGACTGAGCGCGATGTACGCGGCGCTGGAGTTCCCGGACCTGGTGTCCCGCGTCGCCTGCCAGTCGGGGTCGTTCTGGTGGACTCCCGGCGCCATGGACCTGCCGGACCCGATGGGCGGCCCGGTCGGCGGCTCCATAGCCACGCGTCTGCGGGAGCGCCCCGACCTGTCCGGTCTACGGGTTGCGTTCGACGTCGGGGAACACGAGACACGGATGCTGCCCCACTGCGCACTGACCGAGTCCCTGACCGAACAGGCTCGTGCGACCGTACGGGTCTCGCGATCGGCCTCCGGCCACGACCGGGCGGGCTGGCGACATGCCCTGCTCAGGGATGTCGCCTGGGCCCTTGACTAG
- a CDS encoding MbtH family protein, whose protein sequence is MSTNPFDDNEGRFLVLVNDEGQHSLWPSFADVPGGWTVVFHENTREACLEYIESHWTDLRPRSLSA, encoded by the coding sequence ATGAGCACCAACCCCTTCGACGACAACGAAGGCCGTTTCCTGGTCCTTGTGAACGACGAGGGCCAGCACTCGCTTTGGCCGTCCTTCGCCGACGTGCCGGGGGGATGGACGGTCGTCTTTCACGAGAACACCCGAGAGGCGTGCCTGGAGTACATCGAGTCCCACTGGACCGACCTGCGTCCCCGGTCCCTCTCGGCCTGA
- a CDS encoding YihY/virulence factor BrkB family protein has translation MRQLGSVILSARLWERLPVSAAHRARPVAPKLPHAEADEPRHEHDAEVAHPWTAPTRAAEGPGFRERGDGHRRNLTALRRTPVSIWNDDVTDWAASLTYYSVLSIFPVLLVTVSLVGLTGAATVRDLISNVNAVVPAESRAVIENALNDMADRHTATWLVVGFGTAGALWSASSYLAVFRRALHAMHGVEDRRPVWRTAPRNVITALVLLVLFVSSAGALMLTGEVARTVGRVLGMGEAADTTWAIAKWPLLLLLTAVLVWVLFHTGPAQARGLVQRALGGALAVVLWLIASVGFALYASLVGTYSRLYGSLTGVIVFFVWLWVSNLALLTGAQFNAELVKLQKGER, from the coding sequence GTGCGACAGCTGGGATCGGTCATTCTCAGCGCAAGGCTCTGGGAACGGCTCCCCGTTTCGGCGGCGCACCGCGCCAGGCCGGTGGCGCCCAAACTGCCTCACGCCGAGGCGGACGAGCCGCGCCACGAACACGACGCCGAGGTCGCCCACCCCTGGACAGCCCCGACCCGTGCAGCCGAGGGACCGGGATTCCGGGAGCGTGGCGACGGACACCGGCGAAACCTGACGGCCCTGCGGCGGACCCCGGTCTCCATCTGGAACGACGACGTGACCGACTGGGCCGCCTCGCTCACCTACTACTCGGTGCTTTCGATCTTTCCGGTGCTGCTCGTCACAGTCTCGCTGGTCGGCCTCACCGGCGCCGCGACCGTCCGGGACCTCATCAGCAACGTCAACGCTGTCGTACCGGCGGAGTCGCGTGCCGTGATCGAGAACGCCCTCAATGACATGGCCGACCGGCATACGGCTACATGGCTTGTGGTCGGTTTCGGGACCGCAGGTGCACTGTGGTCAGCGTCGAGCTACCTGGCAGTGTTCCGTCGGGCTTTGCACGCCATGCATGGTGTCGAGGACCGTCGACCGGTGTGGCGGACCGCTCCCCGCAACGTGATCACGGCTCTTGTGCTCCTGGTGCTGTTCGTCTCCAGCGCCGGGGCGCTCATGCTTACTGGAGAGGTGGCGCGTACCGTCGGCCGAGTCCTGGGTATGGGCGAGGCCGCCGACACCACTTGGGCCATCGCGAAATGGCCACTGCTCCTGCTCTTGACCGCCGTTCTGGTCTGGGTGCTGTTCCATACGGGACCGGCCCAGGCGCGCGGTCTGGTTCAGAGGGCGCTCGGCGGTGCCCTCGCCGTGGTCCTGTGGCTGATCGCGTCCGTCGGCTTCGCCCTCTACGCCTCCCTCGTCGGCACCTACAGCCGCCTCTACGGTTCGTTGACCGGGGTGATCGTCTTCTTCGTGTGGCTGTGGGTGTCCAACCTCGCCCTGCTGACCGGCGCCCAGTTCAACGCCGAGCTTGTCAAACTGCAGAAGGGCGAACGGTGA
- a CDS encoding glycoside hydrolase family 15 protein, whose translation MEPAAPAPAARRPRSAQRSLSTKAEGLRCCLESGAVSVTDALAVDRALTLADDLDASDRVHEWTSTRDEIAAAIEENGWDGEAGAYTQAYGSGVVDASALMMPVLGFIPADAPDAGHHRRRKCATHWRERSGLPVRGGRRWAGRLRQRPPSGQLPTAFSHIGLINAAWAIHQAT comes from the coding sequence ATGGAACCTGCCGCACCGGCACCAGCGGCACGCAGGCCCCGGTCGGCACAACGAAGTCTCTCCACCAAGGCGGAGGGACTTCGTTGCTGTCTTGAGTCGGGAGCGGTCAGCGTGACAGACGCCCTCGCCGTCGACCGGGCGTTGACACTGGCGGACGATCTCGACGCGTCCGATCGCGTGCACGAGTGGACTTCGACCAGGGATGAGATCGCGGCCGCGATCGAGGAGAACGGGTGGGACGGAGAGGCCGGAGCGTACACCCAGGCATACGGGTCGGGCGTTGTCGATGCCTCCGCGTTGATGATGCCCGTCCTCGGCTTCATCCCCGCCGATGCCCCGGATGCGGGCCACCATAGACGCCGTAAGTGCGCAACTCACTGGCGGGAACGGTCTGGTCTACCGGTCCGTGGGGGCCGACGATGGGCAGGTCGACTCCGTCAGCGGCCACCTTCTGGGCAACTTCCCACAGCGTTCAGCCACATCGGGCTGATCAACGCCGCTTGGGCCATCCACCAGGCCACCTGA
- a CDS encoding bleomycin resistance protein: protein MSEKTIPILPCRTIQPVLDFYTALGFEVTFQQKSPNPHAVVQRGGIELQFFGMKQYEPAQSFSTCYILIDDVAGLHAAFRAGLKAAYGRVPTRGLPRIGPLRDMSYGVRQFLMTDPGGNCIRIGQQTSEEPHHRPAPKETFARALHHALLLADSKEDPAAAAKIIDRVLHLEDEQPTPVQLLRLLVLRADVAQRLGDNGTATTALTEAVAVNLTAEERETVHEDLERLQELRA, encoded by the coding sequence ATGAGTGAGAAGACCATCCCGATCCTTCCGTGCCGGACCATCCAGCCCGTTCTCGACTTCTACACCGCCCTCGGGTTCGAGGTGACCTTCCAGCAGAAGAGCCCCAACCCGCACGCCGTCGTGCAGCGCGGTGGCATCGAGCTTCAGTTCTTCGGGATGAAGCAGTACGAGCCTGCCCAGTCATTCAGCACGTGCTACATCCTGATCGACGACGTAGCCGGGCTGCACGCCGCCTTCCGGGCCGGACTCAAGGCGGCCTACGGGAGGGTTCCGACCCGCGGGCTACCGCGCATCGGGCCACTCAGGGACATGTCCTACGGCGTGCGCCAGTTCCTCATGACCGACCCCGGCGGCAACTGCATCCGCATCGGGCAGCAGACGAGCGAGGAACCGCACCACCGGCCCGCCCCCAAGGAGACCTTCGCCCGTGCCCTGCACCACGCGCTCCTCCTGGCGGACTCGAAAGAGGACCCGGCAGCCGCCGCGAAGATCATCGACCGGGTGCTGCACCTTGAGGACGAGCAGCCCACACCCGTGCAGTTGCTTCGCCTCCTCGTCCTCCGCGCGGACGTCGCCCAGCGTCTCGGCGACAACGGGACCGCGACGACGGCCCTCACCGAGGCCGTCGCGGTCAACCTCACCGCCGAGGAGCGGGAGACGGTCCATGAAGACCTCGAGCGCCTCCAGGAGCTGCGGGCCTAG
- a CDS encoding glycosyl hydrolase, whose protein sequence is MPSPRTRPAVILLLASALAVVGLVPAAVPAAAATVPVGSGSYSDTRPPGTSGPTTNTGTPVTPKLTTAARNRPVPTNDWWSSLAFQRYGDNPWSTPMYGHPLTYQATAGGLDVGYPTSPAIVGDGRQYEYAHKRDLTIGLTGLNSPDTKADDWSDWTVTPLWSDGARTLRTTIGHGSPFVYAKGSGGNAQITTAGAPTVFADQSNVLGITVGGHHYALFAPTGSDWNVAGSTITAGLGSKDYFSVAVLPNTDALATFKKYAYTFVTGSKVTWSYTGGTVNATYTLTTEAKEGTERGALQALYRHQWLNTTDALTSYTYVSPRGTMKVRESAAFTTSQKAAAVLPALPKSNGVDAARLRGYLNEVVNAADPFSGATDTYWTGKALGRLAQLVPVAEQIGETGIRDRLLGLIKGKLQEWFTAGGANEFSYDKDWKTLTGYPASYGSDTELNDHHFHYSYYVYAAAIVAQYDQGWVAESAWGGMVKTLVRDTANPSRTDSSFPFLRGFDVYAGHSWASGHQGFAAGNNQESSSESTNLSAALVLWGSATGDTSLRDLGTYLLTTESESIAQYWFDADEQVFPSSFGHDTAGMVWGSGAAYATWWTANPEEIHGINVLPVTGGSLHLGGEKAAIRRNIAEMERENGGPAVEWRDILWEFQSMADPATAKAKWDAGNAGYTPEQGESKAHTYHWINTLDALGAPDATVTGDIPTSAVLTKGTARTYVAHNHGSSARTVTFSDGKTLSVPARSTATGTGSGSQDPDPDPDPPTGNSFQLRSGGVLTTATDGTLGSDTIASAGGANHDGSPHQPLVYEVRGVNGTLTQGVGTTFRLQVDADTTVGLGQQARVSYDLTGDGTFDRAETYNYFATDPVAGWEEYTQTRGLKASTGTLGNLKGGTVRLEVWSAIGNGAAKLQTGTDKSVLVIPFS, encoded by the coding sequence ATGCCATCCCCACGCACCAGACCGGCCGTCATACTGCTGCTGGCCTCAGCGCTCGCCGTCGTCGGCCTGGTCCCGGCCGCCGTACCGGCGGCCGCGGCTACCGTTCCCGTAGGCTCCGGCAGCTACTCCGACACCCGGCCCCCCGGCACATCGGGCCCCACCACCAACACAGGAACCCCCGTCACTCCCAAGCTGACCACAGCCGCCCGGAACCGGCCCGTGCCCACCAACGACTGGTGGTCCTCCCTCGCCTTCCAGCGCTACGGCGACAACCCGTGGTCGACTCCCATGTACGGGCACCCCCTCACCTACCAGGCCACGGCCGGCGGGCTCGACGTCGGCTACCCGACGTCGCCCGCGATCGTCGGTGACGGCCGACAGTACGAGTACGCCCACAAGCGCGACCTCACGATCGGACTGACCGGCCTCAACTCCCCTGACACCAAGGCCGACGACTGGTCCGACTGGACGGTCACTCCCCTGTGGTCCGACGGTGCCCGAACCCTGCGCACCACCATCGGCCACGGCTCCCCGTTCGTATACGCCAAGGGTTCCGGCGGCAACGCCCAGATCACCACCGCCGGTGCGCCCACCGTCTTCGCCGACCAATCCAACGTCCTCGGCATCACCGTCGGCGGGCACCACTACGCCCTCTTCGCGCCGACCGGCAGCGACTGGAACGTCGCGGGCTCCACCATCACCGCCGGTCTCGGCTCCAAGGACTACTTCTCCGTCGCCGTACTGCCGAACACCGACGCACTGGCGACCTTCAAGAAGTACGCCTACACCTTCGTCACCGGCTCCAAGGTGACCTGGAGCTACACCGGTGGCACCGTGAACGCCACCTACACCCTCACCACGGAGGCGAAGGAAGGCACCGAACGCGGCGCACTCCAGGCGCTCTACCGCCACCAGTGGCTGAACACCACGGACGCCCTCACCTCCTACACCTATGTCTCGCCGCGCGGCACCATGAAGGTCCGCGAGTCGGCCGCGTTCACCACGAGCCAGAAGGCGGCGGCGGTACTGCCCGCCCTGCCGAAATCGAACGGTGTGGACGCAGCTCGGCTACGCGGATACCTGAACGAGGTCGTGAATGCTGCCGACCCCTTCTCCGGGGCTACTGACACGTACTGGACCGGCAAAGCCCTGGGCCGCCTCGCCCAACTCGTGCCGGTGGCCGAGCAGATCGGTGAGACCGGCATCCGCGACCGGCTTCTCGGCCTGATCAAGGGCAAGCTCCAGGAATGGTTCACGGCCGGCGGCGCGAACGAGTTCAGCTACGACAAGGACTGGAAGACCCTCACCGGCTATCCCGCGTCCTACGGCAGCGACACCGAGCTCAACGACCACCACTTCCACTACAGCTACTACGTCTACGCGGCGGCGATCGTCGCCCAGTACGACCAGGGATGGGTCGCCGAGTCCGCATGGGGCGGCATGGTCAAGACCCTCGTACGGGACACCGCCAACCCCAGCCGCACCGACAGTTCCTTCCCCTTCCTGCGCGGCTTCGACGTCTACGCGGGCCACAGCTGGGCATCCGGCCATCAGGGCTTCGCCGCCGGCAACAACCAGGAGTCCTCCTCCGAGTCCACCAACCTCAGCGCAGCCCTCGTCCTGTGGGGCTCCGCCACCGGCGACACCTCGCTGCGTGACCTCGGCACCTACTTGCTGACCACCGAGTCGGAATCCATAGCCCAGTACTGGTTCGACGCCGACGAGCAGGTCTTCCCCTCCTCGTTCGGGCACGACACGGCGGGCATGGTCTGGGGCAGCGGCGCAGCCTACGCCACCTGGTGGACCGCCAACCCCGAGGAGATCCACGGCATCAATGTCCTGCCCGTCACCGGCGGATCACTCCATCTCGGCGGTGAGAAGGCCGCCATACGGCGCAACATCGCGGAGATGGAGCGGGAGAACGGAGGCCCGGCCGTCGAATGGCGCGACATCCTCTGGGAGTTCCAGTCCATGGCCGACCCGGCGACGGCCAAGGCGAAGTGGGACGCGGGCAACGCCGGATACACCCCGGAACAGGGAGAATCGAAGGCCCACACCTACCACTGGATCAACACCCTCGACGCGCTCGGCGCCCCGGACGCGACGGTGACCGGTGACATCCCCACCTCCGCCGTCCTCACCAAGGGGACGGCGCGCACGTACGTCGCCCACAACCACGGATCGTCGGCCCGTACCGTCACCTTCTCGGACGGCAAGACCCTTTCCGTGCCGGCTCGTTCCACCGCGACCGGTACCGGGTCTGGGTCGCAGGATCCCGACCCCGACCCCGACCCGCCGACCGGGAACAGCTTCCAGCTGCGCAGCGGTGGCGTCCTGACCACGGCGACCGATGGCACTTTGGGCAGCGACACGATCGCATCCGCGGGAGGCGCCAACCACGACGGCAGCCCGCACCAGCCCCTCGTCTACGAGGTCCGCGGAGTCAACGGCACACTCACCCAAGGCGTCGGAACCACTTTCCGGCTCCAGGTGGACGCCGACACCACGGTCGGGCTCGGTCAACAGGCGCGCGTCAGCTACGACCTCACCGGTGACGGCACCTTCGACCGGGCCGAGACGTACAACTACTTCGCCACCGACCCGGTCGCCGGGTGGGAGGAGTACACGCAGACGCGCGGTCTCAAGGCCTCCACGGGCACTCTGGGCAACCTCAAGGGCGGCACCGTACGTCTCGAAGTCTGGAGCGCCATCGGCAACGGCGCCGCAAAACTGCAGACAGGCACGGACAAGTCCGTGTTGGTGATCCCCTTCAGCTGA
- a CDS encoding glycoside hydrolase family 43 protein: protein MRVRSVTTLVTALFALLVSLIWVPQATATDRTADAAPVAAAAGTFRNPLNTGPDPFVTYANGAYHLTTTQGDSIKMWRSASLSTLLATDPITVWKDTDASRNQHIWAAEFYRFNDRWYMYYTANDGVDDHHRLYVLESQADDPAGPYRFKAKLTPPNHTDDFAIDPGILQHNGKLYLAYSGINAYQHNGLNIAPLSNPYTVSGNAIALDGAGGCPEVREGPEFLYRNGRTWMTYSACDTGKPDYQVWMMSLPDNADPLVPGNWTQHSGPVFSRNDARGVFGPGHHAFFRSPDGTEDWIIYHAKTTSDFTYTNRTTRAQKIGWRADGSPDLGTPLALGATQDLPAGDPGSGNYWINDDGRSSGSGTVTYQGAWNSGTGCAAQCFWSDDHWSDRAGSTATFSFTGTRIALLSVKDTGNGIAAIRIDGGAEQRVDFYGAIRTGETLQYLSPRLPHGAHTLQVRVTGERNSSSVAAFVSVDRAEDYID, encoded by the coding sequence ATGCGCGTTCGCTCCGTCACCACTTTGGTGACCGCCCTGTTCGCCCTGCTCGTCAGCCTGATCTGGGTTCCGCAGGCCACGGCCACGGACCGCACGGCGGACGCGGCACCGGTGGCCGCAGCGGCGGGAACCTTCCGCAATCCCCTCAACACAGGACCGGACCCGTTCGTGACGTACGCGAACGGGGCCTACCACCTCACCACCACTCAGGGTGACAGCATCAAGATGTGGCGCTCCGCCTCGCTGAGCACCCTGCTCGCGACCGACCCGATCACCGTGTGGAAGGACACCGACGCCTCACGCAACCAGCACATCTGGGCAGCCGAGTTCTACCGCTTCAACGACCGCTGGTACATGTACTACACGGCGAATGACGGGGTGGACGACCATCACCGGCTGTACGTCCTCGAATCGCAGGCTGACGACCCGGCGGGGCCGTACCGCTTCAAGGCGAAGCTCACCCCGCCCAACCACACCGACGACTTCGCCATCGACCCCGGGATCCTCCAGCACAACGGCAAGCTGTACCTCGCCTACAGCGGCATCAACGCCTACCAGCACAACGGCCTGAACATCGCGCCCCTGTCGAACCCCTACACCGTCTCCGGCAACGCCATTGCCCTTGACGGGGCCGGAGGATGCCCCGAGGTCCGTGAGGGCCCCGAGTTCCTGTACCGCAACGGCCGCACCTGGATGACGTACTCGGCGTGCGACACCGGCAAGCCCGACTATCAGGTGTGGATGATGTCCCTGCCCGACAACGCCGACCCTCTGGTTCCCGGCAACTGGACCCAGCACAGCGGGCCCGTCTTCTCGCGCAATGACGCCAGGGGCGTGTTCGGTCCTGGCCACCACGCCTTCTTCCGTTCTCCCGACGGAACGGAGGACTGGATCATCTATCACGCCAAGACCACGTCCGACTTCACCTACACGAACCGCACGACCCGTGCCCAGAAGATCGGTTGGCGTGCCGACGGCAGCCCGGACCTCGGCACCCCGCTCGCCCTGGGCGCCACACAGGACCTGCCCGCCGGCGACCCCGGGTCGGGCAACTACTGGATCAACGATGACGGCCGTTCCAGTGGCAGCGGCACGGTGACGTACCAAGGTGCCTGGAATTCGGGCACGGGCTGCGCGGCGCAGTGCTTCTGGAGCGACGATCACTGGAGTGATCGGGCCGGCAGCACCGCGACGTTCAGTTTCACCGGCACCAGGATCGCGCTGCTGTCCGTGAAGGACACGGGCAACGGAATCGCGGCGATCCGCATCGACGGGGGTGCCGAACAACGCGTCGACTTCTACGGAGCGATCCGCACCGGTGAGACACTTCAGTACCTCAGTCCACGCCTGCCGCACGGCGCGCACACATTGCAGGTCCGCGTCACTGGGGAACGTAATTCCTCCTCCGTGGCAGCGTTCGTGAGCGTGGACCGGGCCGAGGACTACATCGACTGA
- a CDS encoding alpha/beta hydrolase, with translation MGGNERTSASAATRKSAAALLTRRSPRSVRAAVLFLHGGKAHSRSTSRGWYPSPVRMRPFVRAVAAAVPDDDVLLAEVRYRVCGWNGHDADPVRDTRQALRELAALAEDVPVVLVGHSMGGRAALRAAVAPRVRAVLALAPWCPEGEPVAHLRGKDVIVLHGDRDRVTDAHASASFVSRARAAGARAELKIMAGGGHAMLRRSGHWHRTAASAVVGLLADANAIR, from the coding sequence ATGGGCGGCAACGAACGCACGTCCGCGTCCGCGGCTACGCGGAAGAGCGCAGCCGCACTCCTGACACGGCGCAGCCCACGCTCGGTTCGCGCAGCCGTGTTGTTCCTCCACGGCGGCAAGGCGCACAGTCGGTCCACGTCGCGCGGGTGGTACCCCTCACCGGTCCGGATGAGACCCTTCGTACGGGCAGTCGCCGCGGCTGTGCCGGATGACGATGTCCTGCTGGCGGAGGTGCGCTACAGGGTGTGCGGCTGGAACGGTCACGACGCTGATCCTGTCCGCGATACCCGGCAGGCGCTCAGGGAACTGGCCGCACTGGCCGAAGACGTACCGGTCGTCCTGGTCGGCCACTCCATGGGAGGCCGGGCGGCGTTGCGCGCGGCCGTCGCCCCGCGGGTACGGGCGGTCCTCGCGCTTGCGCCCTGGTGTCCGGAAGGGGAGCCGGTGGCCCACCTGCGAGGCAAGGACGTGATCGTGCTCCACGGTGACCGCGACCGAGTCACCGATGCGCACGCGTCGGCGTCGTTCGTGAGCCGCGCGCGTGCGGCCGGCGCACGGGCCGAGCTGAAGATCATGGCCGGTGGGGGCCACGCCATGCTCCGTCGGAGCGGACACTGGCACCGCACCGCCGCGTCGGCCGTGGTCGGCCTGCTGGCCGACGCGAACGCGATCCGATGA